The genomic DNA TCATCCTGCGGGAGATGATATTGTCGGGCGATCTGGCGATGCTGCGCTGGAATCTGCGCGTCGTTTTGCAGGAACCAGATCAGGCCGAGAGTGCGATTACAGATGCGGGTGGAGATAGCGGCGCGGGTGGCGGCATCTCCGGTGATATAGCCGCGGTTCAGTTCCGGAAAGGGGAAGCCGAGCGGACGCGGGTTGATGTTGACGTCGGTTTTGTGATTGGGGAGCGGCGTGACGCTGAGGGCGCGGACCAGTGTGTTAAAGTGTGCCGGTTCGTAGCCCCGACCCGGTTTAAGTTGCAGCGGACCGGCCAGACGACCGGCGGCCAGATCGTCAAAGTAGCCGAGATAGTGGCGGCGGTCATAGTCGGGAGGCGGCTCTGTTAAGGGAGCCGCGTTCGCGGGATCGGTGGTCAGGCAGAGACGGTAGGTGTAGGCGGGGAGTCGGTCGTCGCCTGCCCCTGTGCTGCCGGGGAGGAACTGTTGTCGCTGGTAGTCGAAGTAGATCTGGCCGGCGTGGGGTTCGTCGAATTCGTCGCGGGACTCGCGTCCCAGTCGGAAGTCGGCGCCCGCAGCGGCCAGGAGATCGCCTTCATAGGTGGCGTCGAGGAAGACCTGAGCGTGGACGGTGACGCGTTCTCCCCTGGGGCTGAGCACGTCAATTGTTGTCAGTCGGTTTTCGCTGGTGGTCGCGGAGTCCAGAGAGTGTCCGGTGAGGACTGTGATCTGCGGCTGTTCCTGGAGCATGTCGTGGAAGACGGTTTCGGCGACCGAGGGTTCGAAGTAATAGCCGTCCTGGCAGAGAGCGATGTTCTCTGAATCGGGGGCATAGCGATCGAGGTAGTACTGGTGGATGCGCTGTGTCAATTCCTGAAACAGGCCGCCGATCAGGTGGCGGCGTTCGACGTCGCTTTTGCCCAGACCGCTGGTGGACATCCCGCCGAGGTGGGCCTGGGGTTCGATCAAGAGTACACTGCGCCCGAGGCGGGCGGCTGCGATGGCTGCGGCGATGCCGCCGGGGGGGCCCCCGAGGATGGCGATGTCGGTCTGCAGAGTGTTGCTCATGGCAGTTGCTCCTGCGTCCAGACGGTCAGGCCGGTGAGATCACGGGTGTTGGGACTGCGGAAGAGGCTGATCAGCAGCGCCAAGGAAATGAAGGCCAGATTGACGAACAGGCCGACCCAGTAAGTGTGAATCTGGATAGACCAGGCTGCGGGCAGCCAGCCGCTGGTGCTCAGGCCGAGATAGAGGTTAACCAGGATCGCCCCGGCCAGTCCGATGACAGCGGCGGTGTTATCAACGCGGCGGGTGAAAAAGCCGAGCATGAACAGGCCGAGCAGACAGCCGCCAAAGACAGAGGCGATGATCCAACTGAGGTCGTTCATACTTTCCTTTTCGACGGTACTGAAGAAGACGGCACCGCCGATCATGGCGGCTGAGGCCAGGACGGCGATCAGGCGGGCG from Gimesia sp. includes the following:
- a CDS encoding FAD-dependent oxidoreductase — translated: MSNTLQTDIAILGGPPGGIAAAIAAARLGRSVLLIEPQAHLGGMSTSGLGKSDVERRHLIGGLFQELTQRIHQYYLDRYAPDSENIALCQDGYYFEPSVAETVFHDMLQEQPQITVLTGHSLDSATTSENRLTTIDVLSPRGERVTVHAQVFLDATYEGDLLAAAGADFRLGRESRDEFDEPHAGQIYFDYQRQQFLPGSTGAGDDRLPAYTYRLCLTTDPANAAPLTEPPPDYDRRHYLGYFDDLAAGRLAGPLQLKPGRGYEPAHFNTLVRALSVTPLPNHKTDVNINPRPLGFPFPELNRGYITGDAATRAAISTRICNRTLGLIWFLQNDAQIPAQHRQIARQYHLPQDEFTDNQHFPWQLYIREGRRLQGEFTLTERHITHQPEQEIDQAEIKTFADTIAIGEFPIDSFPCQPKQPGDTIVLEGYLGMLDQITRPYEIPYRIMVPQTIDGLLVPVAASTTHVAFSSIRMEPTWMALGQAAGVAAHLAIQQQCAPRNIPIHELQQQLAHDGQILKHQPELNHASTREPQS